One Chitinophagaceae bacterium C216 genomic window carries:
- a CDS encoding hypothetical protein (UPF0176 protein YceA), producing the protein MALHNRISRKELKERILKDNTPRTTISFYQYFPISDPTTFRNHVYKIFNNLGVLGRIYIAAEGINAQISVPTENFEKFKEALYSLDPALDGIRLNIAVDDDGKSFYVLDVKVRPKIVADGIDDPSFDMSRRGKYADAETFNKLANDPNTIIIDMRNHYEYEVGHFENAIEVPSDTFREQLPMAVEMMQEHKDKTIVMYCTGGIRCEKASAYMLHKGFKNVYHLEGGIINYVNQVKQKGLENKFHGKNFVFDQRLGERITDEIIAHCHQCGKPADTHVNCANDACHLLFIQCEDCAKEFEGCCSKECQEFIHLPPEEQKKKRKGIDLGRNVFNKSKERLGKLLAKDK; encoded by the coding sequence ATGGCATTACATAATCGCATTTCCCGAAAGGAACTGAAAGAGCGTATCCTTAAGGACAATACTCCCCGTACTACTATTTCTTTCTATCAGTATTTTCCTATTTCTGACCCTACTACCTTTAGAAATCACGTCTATAAGATATTTAACAATTTGGGGGTATTAGGAAGAATTTACATTGCTGCGGAAGGCATCAATGCCCAAATTAGTGTGCCCACCGAAAACTTTGAGAAGTTCAAAGAAGCGCTTTATTCATTAGATCCCGCTCTGGATGGGATTCGGCTGAATATTGCCGTGGATGACGATGGAAAATCGTTTTATGTTCTGGATGTGAAGGTGCGTCCAAAAATAGTTGCCGATGGGATTGATGATCCTTCCTTTGATATGTCCAGAAGAGGTAAGTACGCTGATGCTGAGACTTTCAACAAGCTGGCTAATGATCCTAACACCATTATTATCGACATGCGTAATCACTACGAATACGAAGTGGGACATTTTGAGAATGCCATAGAAGTTCCTAGTGATACCTTTAGGGAGCAGTTGCCCATGGCGGTGGAGATGATGCAAGAGCACAAGGATAAAACCATAGTGATGTACTGTACCGGAGGCATCAGATGTGAAAAAGCCTCAGCGTACATGTTGCATAAAGGTTTTAAAAATGTGTATCACCTCGAGGGTGGAATTATTAATTATGTGAACCAGGTGAAGCAGAAAGGATTGGAGAACAAGTTTCATGGTAAAAACTTTGTGTTTGACCAAAGACTGGGTGAGCGTATTACGGATGAGATTATTGCGCATTGTCATCAATGCGGTAAGCCGGCGGATACACATGTAAACTGTGCTAATGATGCTTGTCATCTGTTATTTATACAGTGTGAGGATTGTGCTAAAGAGTTTGAAGGGTGTTGTAGTAAGGAGTGTCAGGAGTTTATTCATCTCCCTCCTGAAGAACAGAAAAAAAAACGTAAGGGCATAGATTTAGGCAGAAATGTATTCAATAAATCCAAGGAAAGGCTTGGAAAGCTCCTTGCAAAGGATAAGTAA
- the ndk gene encoding Nucleoside diphosphate kinase, giving the protein MSNRTFTMIKPDAMENGHAGAILDRITKAGFKLVAMKLTRLSKEKAGEFYAVHKDKPFFQDLVNFMSRGPIIAAILEKENAVADFRELIGATNPANAAEGTIRKTFAKSIEENAIHGSDSDENAKIEGDFFFNHFERVG; this is encoded by the coding sequence ATGAGCAATCGTACATTTACAATGATTAAACCCGATGCGATGGAAAATGGCCATGCAGGAGCTATTTTAGATCGTATCACCAAAGCGGGCTTCAAATTAGTTGCAATGAAATTAACCCGGCTTAGTAAGGAAAAAGCTGGTGAATTCTATGCAGTTCATAAAGATAAACCCTTTTTCCAAGACTTAGTGAATTTTATGAGCCGCGGCCCCATTATTGCTGCTATTCTGGAGAAAGAAAATGCAGTAGCTGATTTTCGTGAACTAATTGGAGCTACCAATCCGGCTAACGCTGCAGAAGGCACTATTCGCAAAACCTTTGCAAAATCCATTGAAGAAAACGCTATTCATGGAAGTGATAGTGATGAAAATGCAAAAATTGAAGGAGATTTCTTCTTCAATCACTTTGAAAGAGTAGGATAA
- the nrnA gene encoding Bifunctional oligoribonuclease and PAP phosphatase NrnA has protein sequence MEAIANILSLLPQPAKVVITMHQKPDADAMGSALGLWHFLKKFGHEVTVISPTNWAPWLNWMPGCAEVLNFEKQRELSIELINSAQYLFCLDFNIFHRTKSMAPFLAAFNGIRVLIDHHEQPDTPNFHYGISDITKSSTSEMVYDFIVAAGKDSWIDEYIAQCLYAGVVADTGSFRFASTHASVHLMVARLMETGFNHAEVHSNLFDNFLENRLRFIGHVLTNCLEFIYEYNTALIAIPKHDILRFEIKTGDTEGLVNLPLSVQGIKLVGLVIDRDEERKWSFRSKGAFDCNTFARTYFNGGGHFNASGGSTKDSLKDTVTKFKSAVRENGSLLQ, from the coding sequence ATGGAAGCAATAGCAAATATACTATCCTTATTGCCCCAACCTGCTAAGGTGGTGATAACCATGCACCAGAAGCCGGATGCAGATGCAATGGGGTCGGCATTGGGGCTTTGGCATTTTCTGAAAAAATTTGGACATGAGGTGACCGTGATTTCACCTACAAACTGGGCACCTTGGCTTAATTGGATGCCGGGTTGTGCTGAGGTGCTGAATTTTGAAAAGCAAAGGGAGCTGTCCATAGAGCTGATCAATAGCGCTCAATATCTTTTCTGTTTGGATTTTAACATCTTTCATCGTACAAAGAGTATGGCGCCTTTTCTGGCGGCATTTAACGGCATAAGAGTGCTAATCGATCATCATGAACAACCTGATACACCCAACTTTCACTATGGGATCAGCGATATTACGAAGAGTTCGACCAGTGAAATGGTGTATGATTTTATTGTAGCAGCAGGAAAAGATAGCTGGATTGATGAATACATAGCACAGTGCCTATATGCAGGAGTGGTAGCAGATACCGGTTCATTTCGTTTTGCGAGTACGCATGCCTCAGTACATCTGATGGTGGCACGTCTGATGGAAACGGGTTTTAACCATGCAGAAGTACATAGCAACTTGTTTGATAACTTTCTGGAGAATCGATTGCGATTTATAGGCCATGTACTGACGAATTGCCTAGAGTTCATCTATGAATATAATACGGCATTGATTGCTATTCCAAAACACGATATATTGCGCTTTGAAATAAAGACAGGAGACACAGAAGGGTTGGTAAACCTACCCCTCTCGGTACAGGGAATAAAACTGGTAGGGTTGGTTATCGATCGCGACGAAGAAAGAAAATGGAGTTTTAGAAGTAAAGGAGCGTTTGATTGTAATACTTTTGCCCGTACGTACTTCAATGGAGGAGGCCACTTTAATGCTTCCGGAGGAAGTACTAAAGATTCTCTTAAAGATACTGTCACTAAATTTAAAAGTGCCGTAAGAGAAAACGGGAGTTTGCTACAGTAA
- the nnr gene encoding Bifunctional NAD(P)H-hydrate repair enzyme Nnr: MKILSAAQIREWDQYTMQHEPISPIDLMERAAEACTHWILEHISQDIFYIFCTTGNNGGDGLVIARLLKSHNKQVKVFVLSLSAGTDCFNINLERLKQISTVEIITLKSTSDFPSIPNDAVIIDALFGTGLNRKPEGLAAELIHFINHTAKHVIAIDIPSGLLCDRSSKDFPVIKAAHTLSFQCYKPALLLPENAVYFGNVHILDIKLHTDFLHTVDTNYELVDFNFIKQLYKPRNAFSHKGSFGHALIIAGSYGKMGAAVLSTRACLRSGVGLVSAHVPSCGVTILQTAAPEAMCRVDRNEKVITKLDYDVTSYSAVGVGPGIGTDSATTAFLHHLLVAYPKPLVLDADALNILSEHSEWWPLLPPHSILTPHPKEFARLFEENKDDFARIETALQQARTKNLVIVLKGHRTFIATPSGKGYFNTSGNAGMATGGSGDVLTGIITGLLAQGYSSSEAAILGVYIHGMAGDQAALHYGMGPMIAGDIIDNLSVIKQLETV, from the coding sequence ATGAAAATATTGTCTGCCGCACAAATTCGGGAATGGGATCAATACACGATGCAACATGAACCTATCTCACCTATTGATCTGATGGAAAGAGCAGCCGAGGCCTGCACTCACTGGATTTTGGAGCATATCTCGCAAGACATATTCTATATTTTTTGCACTACCGGCAACAATGGTGGCGATGGACTCGTTATAGCGCGCTTACTTAAGTCTCACAACAAGCAAGTAAAAGTATTCGTACTATCCCTGAGTGCAGGCACTGATTGTTTTAATATTAATCTTGAAAGATTAAAACAAATAAGCACCGTTGAAATCATTACTCTAAAAAGTACTTCCGACTTCCCCTCCATTCCCAACGATGCTGTAATTATTGATGCTTTATTTGGTACAGGATTAAACAGAAAACCCGAGGGGTTGGCGGCCGAGCTGATTCACTTTATCAATCATACAGCAAAGCATGTTATTGCTATCGATATTCCTAGCGGCTTATTATGCGATCGCAGTTCAAAAGATTTTCCAGTAATAAAAGCAGCACATACACTTAGCTTCCAATGCTACAAACCCGCATTATTACTTCCGGAAAATGCGGTATACTTTGGTAATGTACATATTCTGGATATCAAGCTACATACCGATTTTTTACATACAGTAGACACGAATTACGAACTCGTTGATTTTAATTTTATAAAACAACTTTACAAACCTAGAAATGCTTTTTCGCATAAAGGAAGCTTCGGACATGCATTAATAATTGCAGGCAGCTATGGCAAAATGGGCGCGGCTGTATTAAGCACCCGCGCCTGTCTGCGGAGCGGAGTGGGTCTTGTTTCCGCGCATGTTCCAAGTTGTGGAGTAACTATTCTACAAACCGCTGCGCCGGAAGCTATGTGTCGTGTGGATCGCAATGAAAAAGTCATTACAAAACTTGATTATGATGTAACGTCTTATTCCGCAGTGGGAGTAGGTCCCGGCATAGGTACAGACAGCGCTACAACAGCTTTTCTGCATCATCTGCTGGTGGCATACCCTAAACCATTAGTGCTAGATGCCGATGCATTAAATATTTTATCGGAACATAGTGAATGGTGGCCCCTATTACCTCCTCACAGCATTCTCACTCCCCATCCTAAAGAGTTCGCTCGATTGTTTGAAGAAAATAAAGATGACTTTGCAAGGATTGAAACGGCACTGCAGCAAGCTCGTACAAAAAACCTCGTAATTGTATTAAAGGGGCATCGCACTTTTATCGCTACACCTTCAGGTAAGGGATATTTCAATACGAGCGGTAATGCTGGTATGGCTACAGGTGGTAGTGGGGATGTGCTTACCGGAATCATCACTGGCTTATTAGCGCAAGGTTATTCCTCATCCGAGGCAGCAATATTAGGAGTGTATATACATGGCATGGCCGGAGATCAAGCCGCTCTACATTATGGAATGGGCCCCATGATAGCCGGAGATATTATAGATAATCTATCCGTTATTAAGCAACTGGAAACAGTATAA